Proteins encoded in a region of the Cloacibacillus sp. genome:
- a CDS encoding DUF4065 domain-containing protein, whose protein sequence is MVDVEDVARYLLSLFRDDAISREDGIDDGSDVSNLKLQKLLYYCQAYSLALTGEPMFAEEIEAWHYGPVVPSVYRRYKQYGRCDIPLADIVPFSLTDEKAAGIARLVKRQKGAYSAIAIMDMAHGELPWKEAHSIHLNAAISNETMRRYFADRLCHEMSEEEEDRFWDFVTEPLDKDDIRELLAHVV, encoded by the coding sequence ATGGTGGATGTAGAAGATGTCGCAAGGTATTTACTGTCCCTTTTCAGGGATGACGCGATCAGCAGAGAGGATGGCATTGACGACGGATCGGATGTTTCTAATCTGAAGCTGCAGAAGTTGCTTTACTATTGTCAAGCATATTCGCTCGCGCTTACAGGTGAACCGATGTTTGCCGAAGAGATAGAGGCATGGCATTACGGGCCAGTCGTTCCAAGTGTTTACAGGAGATATAAGCAGTATGGCAGGTGCGATATTCCGCTGGCCGACATTGTTCCGTTTTCCCTTACGGATGAGAAAGCGGCGGGGATCGCGCGTCTGGTAAAGAGACAAAAGGGCGCCTATTCCGCTATCGCAATCATGGATATGGCTCATGGCGAGTTGCCGTGGAAGGAAGCTCATAGTATCCACCTTAACGCGGCTATCAGCAATGAGACTATGCGGCGTTATTTTGCCGACAGGCTGTGCCATGAGATGTCGGAAGAGGAAGAGGACCGGTTCTGGGATTTCGTGACGGAGCCACTCGATAAGGACGATATTCGCGAGTTGCTGGCCCATGTCGTATGA